The window GGAGGACGGCGACTTTGCCGACTAGCTTGAGGTACGCGAACGAGGACGGTGGCAAGCCCGCTGCGTTGTCTAGTGGAAAGAAGTCCAATTTCTGGGAGAAGGGAGCGACGATGAAGACGCCGGAGGCGGCGAGGCGGCGTTGAGATTGCAGCAGGCGGAAGCGGCGGTCGGCGGCGAGGCGGCGGAAAGGCCTGGAGAGGAGTTGGAGTTGCAGGATCATCTTGGCCGGAAGGTAGGAGAAGATCTCGAGCAAGAGATCGTAGGGAAGGAAGTATTGATCACATGCATCTTCCTCCCTTTCCTCTTTCTCGATGGCAACGATATCGGTATCCATGAGGAGATCAGTCATGGATaaacatgtatatatatatatatattctttggaTTTTAAATGGAAATTTTTATTCTTAAAAACATTGATAGACTTTGTCTTTTCCGTATTTACTTTTTGTCCCCATAAATGTCacaatttccttttttttccatATTCCCtttctaaattaaattttaaaaataattttcgattgaagtaaaaataataattttcttaGAAAGTAAAACTTCTATATAGAAATAAAATTCTATTAATACTAAAGGATTATATTTTAAGGTACAcaacaaattaataaaaaataagaaaactaatacagattgaaatttttaaatataaataaaatacatataaagttaaaattgataaTATTAAATGCAATTCGATACTATAATATGACctaaattataattaacttaaataaaatagAAATCCTCCTTCCCCATCACTGTTGTTGACTTCCATATGACTTAAGCTTGAAGCAATTATAATAATTAGCATACTAatttgtatatttatttatttaaagaaAGTAATGGTTTAATTTGGATTTTAGCAATTTGTATATGTTCAGATTAAAAGCGAAAcaaaattgataatttttttaaatttattttgttggatttgttttactaacaATAATAACAGGGAAAGGAAAATATACttttcatatttaattatcaaTTCATTATTtgttatatatacatttttattggCAAATGAAGATGTTAATGATTTTAGgtgcattaattttttttttgaacattTTAAAATCTTATAAAAGGTATACATTTTAAAGATGTTGAATGGAACTTTTATTCCGTTAATGATTAAATTAGATgagatcaaaattttattttgatttggaaTCAAATCAATTGAatggaattttatatttttaaaaaatttataaaaacaagaaatttaaaattttccccaGTAAACGTCAAGATTCCCTTCATCAAAAGTCCAAAGTAAccctttataaaataaaattttaaaaatataaaaaattaactcCAACTTAGCCACTAATTCTGGATtaagataagaaaataatttttatatatgaaaaaaataaggtacaaaataaataaaacaaatataatcttTTTAATGGTCAAACTATTCCGACAATTACTTTCTTACTAATCACTTTAGCATGGCTGAAGATAATTTGTTTGGACGATATGCTCCAGAGAGAATTAAAAGAGATAAAGAGAATTAATAAAATTGactaattaattatcaaaataaatcaaattagtatttgaattattctaataattctattataattattaaaattattcttagaataattctgttattcattaatgggtcaattgaccaagtactttttgaacattatatattgtattatccTTAAGACAAATATCAatcaacaatagattttattattctcatattatttcttgctctctccATATTCTTCTTTTTACATGGTATCAGAACCATATCTTTTTATCTTCTCTCAACTTCTTGAGGTGGAGATCCAATAAATGACGaaccatttttattttttattttttttccctcaaacctcttcttcttttctacgtattttaattttcttatttttctctattttctttcGCCGCCAACCCCTTtatttctctttcctcttccttaatctctGTGTTTCTCTTCAAAAAAAAGTTCCCTTAACGATTTTGTctctgtggtttttctccacaacCGCCATCCACAAGATAGAAGCTCTTTCTTGTGATGTCGTCCAACAGCTACCGTCGGACAAGttatttttactttagatgtcaaatactcaacgaCATCAAAGAGGCTAAAAGCAAAGTTCAGATCGATGTCAGATTTGTCACATTGTTGGTCATACTGGAAAAATATGCCCTAAAAAACTTGATTAGTCTCGGGGAAAATATAAACTTTGTCTCAGAATTGGACATTTTGATATTCAATGTCCTAGGccatttgactcaaatttcattggtggtcctacaACCTCAAGACAAGcatctatttcacaagtatatcctaaagtcCTCTCATCTATGTCTACTTATGGTAAAAccccagagttttcatctactgattggtatattaaCACTGGAGCAattcatcatgtcacatcagattataatatccttacagacataatgtcatattatggcttAGATACGGTTCAAGTATGCAATGAttcaggtttgcaaattactaatcttggaaacacatatgttcatttatctaatcgaactttttacatgcgcaatgtctttcatgttccatctattactaaaaatttactttttacACGTCAGttttatcttgataacaatgtcattttttagtttcatcataatcattatcttataaaaggatagaggaacaaatgctattgtgttttatgggagaattAAAAATGGCCTCTAATATCTTCAATGTTCTTCAATCAAAACTTTTGttgtgaatgcacaaataaatcaacttgacatgctcgacttggtcatcctttccttcgtattgttcagtcaatcatcaataggtatggtttacatacttccattacctcctctccatctcattcatgtagagtctacatagaatctaaaagtcataaactacctttctcttcatctgatcatgtttctaattttccacttgaaataattcattctgatgtttgagaccctgcacctattttgtctaatcaaggtttccaatattatgttaccttcattgatcattttaatAAATATACTTGACTCTATCCTATGAGAAagaaatctgatttatttgatatattctataattttaaaatttaagttgaacgatattttaatcgtaaaatattCTCTTTTCATTCTAATTGGGAAGGCGAATATCAAGTTCTCCATCGTcattttgtctcttgtggaattgttcatcgagtttcttgtTCTCACACTCCAGAATAAAATGACTCTGCTGaaagaaaacatagacatatagttgaaactgccttagctcttcttcatcatccaCCAGTTCCGCgtaaattttggaatgaaactgttagcactgcagtatatctcataaattgaCTTCCTACTCAATTACTCAATCATTAGtgtcattttgaaaaactttataatcaaacccctgATTACACTTTCTTTCAAATTTTTAGTTGCGCATATTACCCATAGTTACACTcctattctaaacacaaacttgactctcgttcactacaatgtgtttttcttggttctccaacttcatcctctcttgctctgtctgatccacagatttatcaaagaattgttgaagtcttacaatatgtcactatcacatgccctgatattacttttgcggtaTATCGtgtttgtcaattcatgcatgctccaactgaataAAATTgggataatataaaaaaaatacttcgATATcacaaaggtactattctacatggacttcttttatatcgccagtcgtctcgagatttacatgcatatagtgatgcggattgagcaaattctcctgaagatagacacgctattagtggatatgcaatatttcttggacaaaatcttatctcatgaaattcgaaaaagcaacatacaatatctcgttcaagcactgagaCAGAATATAAAGGTATAGCTaatacaacgtcagaaattatttggcttcaataacttctctctgaacttcatcttgcatcaaatattgcaccaaaaatttagtacggcaatattggagcaacatatctcaaaGCAAATCTAATCTATACTCGTACAAAatatgtggaaattgattttcattttgttcgtaaACATGTGACAATTCAACAGTTATCtgtctcttatatttctgctgaaAATCAAATCATTGATATCTTTACTAAACCattatccagacaacgtttcaacaagttaacaagcaaactcaacgtcaaagatctccCGTTAAATTTGTCGGgagtaaaagaaataaaagagaattatcagAATTGACCGGATTaaatcaccaaatcaaatcaaattagtatttaaattattttaataattttgttataattattagaataattatattatttattaattattcaaaTGACCAGGTaccttttaaatattatatattatattatcttTAAAGATAaatatcaattaataataaattttattactctCGTATTATTTATGGTTCTCTCTCTATTCTTCTTATATATGTTTGATCGTCCCAGTTGAACAATAGAAGCATTCCATTCATCGATGAAAGCATGCACTTTTTTCCATGTTGGTGTTCAACGGCCACCTCTGAGAACTTAATCTAAATCAATCCCTTTGATCACTTCCTATCCGAATACACTTGTGCAAAGGTATATGATCGCTGCTCTTTCCAAAGAAAGACAATTGGTTCAATGTCCAtaacctttttcctttttctgaaCCAACGATATGAATGAACAAGAATTACAGTCGAAGAAGGGATGCACAAGagtttctgcttcttcttgagAGAACTGCATTCATTTCTGCAGTAAGTTGAGATTCCATACGAGGATGTTTTCGCTCTCTACATGTTCAACAAATGGCTTTTCGACACAATTTCTCATATGACAAAGGATCAAAGTATCCATAACCATTTtgtatgctcatgttattccaagtgCATTTGACAAATCCTTTGATCCTCGATTCCATGCTTGTTCAAGATGGCATGTACATATGGATTTGAATACAAAAAACTTCAGTATCTTATGCAGAAATGGCCGCGAGCATGTCTGTTAAAACTTCTAGCATCTCGTATATCTATTCGACTTGAGGATGCGACCTATTGCACCTGGTTCCTGATCTCCACCCAGCTCCAATCTGGGACTTTACTCAACCCACTACTCCTCATTGTTATCTGCATTGTAGCCCTATCATCCCACATCCCCACCCCTGAATACATATGCGATAGGAGCACATACATCGAGTGATGTTTAGACTCCAACACAAGCAAGTGCTCAGCCACACGACTAGACAATTTCGAATCACTGCGTACTCTACACGCGCCTAGCAGTGTCAACCAAGCCATCTTGTCATGCTCAAATGGCATTGACTCGACCAACTTCAATGCTTCCTCAAACTGCCCGGCTCGTCCAAAGAGATCAACCCCACACACATAGTGCTCCATCCTTAGGGCGACTCCGAACATGGGttccaaattaaaaaataaacaaaatgaaCTAAAACAAATTCATTCAGAAAGCCAACCTTTGGTATGACAACATAGTCTCCAACCACCAAACTTAATTTCTTTTCAGAAGCAGCATTGAAGTGATGCATAGCCTGGAAATATACACAAGTATGTATTAGCAAAAACTCAGGTTGCAAAAGTTTCAAACAAATTTAAGGTACCTCAGTGAGAAAGTATATGGCTTTTTCAGAGCGATTGTGAGAAAGAAGAGGCGGTGGTGCAGACACCTTTTGCTGTTTTTCAGTGACAATCTGTAGAAAAATCAGCAGTACCAAATCTAATCAGATTTTCAAATGATGAAGAATTATTCATAAAACACCAGCAAAGTAAATACCTCAGCTTCAAGAACATCAAGTATAGCAGCTACTCTTAAATGAAGAGATTTTTCAGCCTCTATCTTCAGTAGTAGAACAAAGTGAAGAATACACAAATTTGTTAACTTTATGTAATAATTTTGTCAACACTGAACACCAAGACATACCATGTCAACTATACGTTGAAAAGTCTGCCTTTGCTGTTGTGACTCAGCAGCAGCTTCTTTTCCCAACACTGCCATACTTTCTTTTATTTCAAGCATTTTGGCCTGAGAGGCTTGAAGCTTTGAGGTGCTTTCTGGACTAGCAGATTCTCTCACCCGTAATTGCCTTATTGAAATTTCTGCCGCCTGTTTATGCTTCAGTAATCAAAGAAAAACTACAAAAACATGAAAAACCTGATGCATCTATTTAGATGTGTTATACACAAACAATACCAAGAAGACCCTTTTTACTTGTTTGTAGAATCAATTACCAGGCTCTCAGCCTCTTGTATCATGCGACTATAATGTTGGGTAAGGCCACGAGCATCCTCGAGTGGCACACCAGTTGCCATTGCTCTCGATGGTTCTACAACCTGAAACAGCCGTTtgacaaaaataagaaaattggATTTTTCACTTGACATTTAAGGTACGGAAGGTTTACATTTGTAGCTTAAAAAAGACGATAAACTAAGGGAAACTTTAGATTAGCATCACCACGTGAGATATATGAATTAATAGTTAAACAGTCTCAAAGATGAGAAAACTCTGTTTCATGCATAATGGTAGTCATTAATTTCTAGTATGCATAGCATCGTCATTGGCTCAATGGTTTTtaacacgcacacacacacaaaaatcaATAAAGCAAAAAACATTATGTGGCGTCATATAATGCCAGCCTTTACAGCATGAAACTAATGATTTATTCTATGGAAAATAAAGAATAAAGGGCATTGAGagatcaaaaaggaaaacaaattgaATTTTCTATCTGTACACAAAATTTTACCAAAAAGCTGACTTTAGGCTTAAGCCTTAGTTCACTAATTTGTCAGAATAACTTTTTCCATGCCATATTTAAGGGAACAGTGCTAATTTACAAGGCAGAGATAAAAAAGATAGCTCATGAGCCTCAAGTGGAAATGATAGATACTATGAGAATTAAACAACATTGGTTAAGTAATTCTAAGCATGCTATTTCTTGGTAGTCAGCCTCACagcattacaataaattgtataCTTGATAGCCAAAAATTGTGGCAGACAAAAAAAACTTGATGGATAGATAATTGGAACATACCAAATTCTCTATTCATGCGAAGAAGATCCAAACAAATAGGGATGTTAGCCTGTGAAGTCAGAAAGGAACTGAAATCTTCAAGCTCTTTCTCTACATTTCTTATCGCACCACCATACAAACCACCTGCCTTGGCTAGAATTGCATCAGTAGCATGATTCTCACCGCCATATCTGTAGCAATCTTCTGATAACTTTAAACCTAAAATATATCTCCAGATAAGTTTATGCATATCTGAAATCCTTTAACTAAAAAGGTGTGCCAAAACAAATGAATATGGTGCCCATGGTATAAAAAATGAACAATAAAGATATCCAGTTCAGCTATACAATTTTACCTATTTCAATGTGAAACAGCAAAGGGATCTTGCTACATCTCTTTTAAGTCTAAGAATGAAAGTTGTAGAATAGAAAGAATTGCTCGAAACCAGAAGAACTGGAAAACATTAAATCAAAAAATAGGTAAATGATTGAAAATTCCCTAGATTTTCAACGAGTGCTGACTCTAAATGATGAAATTACTAGTCTTTGAATAGGGGCAGCAATATGGCCGTAAATGAGAAAccaataaagaaaaaggaatttattttaaaagccCTATATCAGCTTTTGGTGAATGGTCTATGGCACGATTGGCCAAGCCATTGGACAATTAGATATGAGTTCACTAGTCAAATCCCACCACGTATAACTTACCAATATTTGGTAATTGATTTTAATAATAAGACAAGACAGGATGGTGACTAACAGTCGGTTTCTTTTCACAAAGCTCAAAGGTTGAAACTTCAACACAGCTCAACCGAATAAGAGCAACAGAataggaagaaagaaaaagaaataataggGAAAATGGTTATATGATATGGTTATGATAAGCCATCTATTTTGAAGACAACGCCTGTGCAAATTTTTGTGTGATACCATGATTGCTAAAGGCATTGGGCAATTAGACAAGAAATTCATTGACTGAGTTCCACCACTAACAATTTACCGGTGTTGTTGGTAATTGACTTTGATAATATGTATCAAGTAGTAGCTAAGTATTGTCTGCATTGGGTTGCTCATTACAACTTCAGGACAAATTTTCTTAGATTCACTTATGGAGCGATTCAATGGACAGGTTAATAGCTAACCAAAAGCGGGCAACCCGACATCACAATTTGAAGGAACATCAACATACATTGAAAAATACAATGCCATAAACTTAATCGCGAGTTTATGAAAGCAGTGGATCGGAACCGAGGAAGATCCCTAATTCAATGAGGAGAAGAGAACAAAAAGCGAGCATTATAAAGCGAGGGAAGAGGACATCACCTGTTGCTTTGCGGAACACAACACCTTCAGGCAACCAGTCTCGGAACCCAACAATCTATC of the Zingiber officinale cultivar Zhangliang unplaced genomic scaffold, Zo_v1.1 ctg31, whole genome shotgun sequence genome contains:
- the LOC122037392 gene encoding SH3 domain-containing protein 3-like isoform X2; its protein translation is MATGVPLEDARGLTQHYSRMIQEAESLAAEISIRQLRVRESASPESTSKLQASQAKMLEIKESMAVLGKEAAAESQQQRQTFQRIVDMIEAEKSLHLRVAAILDVLEAEIVTEKQQKVSAPPPLLSHNRSEKAIYFLTEAMHHFNAASEKKLSLVVGDYVVIPKDGALCVWG
- the LOC122037392 gene encoding SH3 domain-containing protein 3-like isoform X1, whose amino-acid sequence is MATGVPLEDARGLTQHYSRMIQEAESLAAEISIRQLRVRESASPESTSKLQASQAKMLEIKESMAVLGKEAAAESQQQRQTFQRIVDMIEAEKSLHLRVAAILDVLEAEIVTEKQQKVSAPPPLLSHNRSEKAIYFLTEAMHHFNAASEKKLSLVVGDYVVIPKVGFLNEFVLVHFVYFLIWNPCSESP